A section of the Suncus etruscus isolate mSunEtr1 chromosome X, mSunEtr1.pri.cur, whole genome shotgun sequence genome encodes:
- the UBA1 gene encoding ubiquitin-like modifier-activating enzyme 1, whose product MSSSPLSKKRRVSGPDPKPGSNCSPAHSVLSEVSSVPTNGMAKNGSEADIDEGLYSRQLYVLGHEAMKRLQTSSVLVSGLRGLGVEIAKNIILGGVKAVTLHDQGIAQWADLSSQFYLREEDIGKNRAEVSQPRLAELNSYVPVSAYTGPLVEEFLSGFQVVVLTNTPLEDQLRVGEFCHSRGIKLVVADTRGLFGQLFCDFGEEMILTDSNGEQPLSAMVSMVTKDNPGVVTCLDEARHGFESGDFVSFSEVQGMIELNGSQPMEIKVLGPYTFSICDTSNFSDYIRGGIVSQVKVPKKISFKSLLTSLAEPDFVMTDFAKYCRPVQLHIGFQALHQFCAQHGRPPRPRNEEDATQLVALAQAVNARATPEVHQDSLDEDLIRKLSYVAAGDLAPINAFIGGLAAQEVMKACSGKFMPIMQWLYFDALECLPEDKEALTEEKCLPRQNRYDGQVAVFGSDLQEKLSKQKYFLVGAGAIGCELLKNFAMIGLGCGEGGEIVVTDMDTIEKSNLNRQFLFRPWDVTKLKSDTAVAAVHQMNPHIRVTSHQNRVGPETERIYDDDFFQNLDGVANALDNVDARMYMDRRCVYYRKPLLESGTLGTKGNVQVVIPFLTESYSSSQDPPEKSIPICTLKNFPNAIEHTLQWARDEFEGLFKQPAENVNQYLTDPKFVERTLRLAGTQPLEVLEAVQRSLVLQRPQTWADCVTWACHHWHTQYSNNIRQLLHNFPPDQLTSSGAPFWSGPKRCPHPLTFDVSNPLHLDYVMAAANLFAQTYGLAGSQDRAAVATLLQTVQVPEFTPKSGVKIHVSDQELQSANASVDDSRLEELKATLPSPEKLPGFKMYPIDFEKDDDSNFHMDFIVAASNLRAENYDIPPADRHKSKLIAGKIIPAIATTTAAVVGLVCLELYKVVQGHRQLDSYKNGFLNLALPFFGFSEPLAAPRHQYYNQEWTLWDRFEVQGLQPNGEEMTLKQFLDYFKTEHKLEITMLSQGVSMLYSFFMPAAKLKERLDQSMTEIVSRVSKRKLGRHVRALVLELCCNDESGEDVEVPYVRYTIR is encoded by the exons aTGTCCAGCTCGCCGCTGTCCAAGAAACGTCGCGTGTCCGGGCCTGATCCAAAGCCGGGTTCTAATTGCTCCCCTGCCCATTCTGTGTTGTCCGAAGTATCTTCAGTACCAACCAAC GGAATGGCGAAAAACGGCAGTGAAGCAGACATAGATGAGGGTCTCTACTCCCGGCAGCT GTATGTGTTGGGTCATGAGGCCATGAAAAGGCTTCAGACATCCAGCGTACTGGTGTCAGGCTTGCGGGGCCTGGGTGTGGAGATTGCCAAGAACATCATCCTTGGTGGGGTCAAAGCTGTCACCCTACATGACCAGGGCATTGCTCAGTGGGCTGACCTCTCCTCTCAG TTCTACCTACGGGAGGAGGACATTGGTAAAAACCGCGCTGAGGTCTCACAGCCCCGCCTTGCTGAACTCAACAGCTATGTTCCTGTCAGTGCCTACACTGGGCCCCTGGTGGAGGAATTCCTTAGTGGTTTTCAG GTAGTGGTCCTCACCAATACCCCTCTGGAGGATCAGCTACGAGTTGGTGAGTTCTGTCATAGCCGTGGCATCAAGCTGGTGGTGGCAGACACAAGGGGCCTATTTGG AcagctcttctgtgactttggAGAGGAAATGATCCTAACAGATTCCAATGGGGAGCAGCCCCTCAGTGCTATGGTTTCTATGGTTACCAAG GATAACCCTGGTGTGGTTACCTGCCTGGATGAAGCCCGGCATGGGTTTGAGAGTGGTGACTTTGTCTCCTTTTCAGAAGTACAGGGCATGATTGAGCTTAATGGAAGTCAGCCCATGGAAATTAAAGTTTTGG GTCCCTATACGTTTAGCATCTGTGACACTTCCAACTTCTCTGACTACATCCGTGGAGGCATTGTCAGTCAGGTCAAAGTACCCAAGAAGATCAGCTTT aaatctTTGCTGACATCACTGGCAGAACCTGATTTTGTGATGACAGATTTTGCTAAGTACTGTCGCCCTGTGCAGCTGCACATTGGCTTCCAGGCCTTAcaccagttctgtgctcagcatGGTCGGCCACCTCGACCCCGCAATGAG GAGGATGCCACCCAGCTTGTGGCTCTGGCACAGGCAGTGAATGCTCGAGCTACACCAGAAGTACACCAAGATAGCCTGGATGAGGATCTTATCCGGAAGTTGTCCTATGTGGCTGCTGGGGATCTAGCCCCCATAAATGCTTTCATAGGGGGCTTGGCTGCCCAGGAGGTCATGAAG GCCTGCTCCGGGAAGTTTATGCCCATCATGCAGTGGCTATATTTTGATGCCCTTGAGTGTCTTCCTGAAGACAAAGAGGCTCTCACAGAGGAAAAGTGTCTCCCA CGCCAGAACCGTTATGATGGACAGGTAGCCGTCTTTGGCTCAGACCTTCAAGAAAAGTTAAGCAAGCAGAAATACTTTTTG GTGGGTGCAGGAGCCATTGGCTGTGAGCTGCTCAAGAACTTTGCCATGATTGGGTTGGGCTGTGGGGAGGGTGGTGAAATTGTTGTCACAGACATGGACACCATCGAGAAGTCAAATCTGAATAGACAATTTCTGTTCCGTCCCTGGGATGTTACG AAATTAAAGTCTGATACAGCTGTGGCTGCTGTGCATCAGATGAACCCTCACATTCGGGTGACAAGCCACCAGAACCGTGTGGGCCCTGAAACAGAGCGGATCTATGACGATGATTTCTTCCAAAACCTGGATGGAGTGGCTAATGCCTTGGACAATGTGGATGCCC GCATGTACATGGATCGCCGCTGTGTGTACTATCGTAAGCCGCTGCTGGAGTCAGGCACTCTGGGCACCAAGGGCAACGTGCAGGTGGTGATTCCTTTTCTGACAGAGTCATACAGCTCTAGCCAGGACCCACCTGAAAAGTCCATCCCCATCTGCACCCTGAAGAACTTCCCAAATGCCATTGAACACACCCTACAG TGGGCTCGGGATGAATTTGAAGGCCTCTTCAAGCAGCCTGCAGAAAATGTAAACCAGTACCTCAC AGACCCCAAGTTTGTGGAGCGGACGCTGCGTTTGGCAGGCACCCAACCTCTGGAGGTGCTGGAAGCAGTGCAGCGCAGCCTTGTGCTACAGCGGCCACAGACTTGGGCTGACTGTGTCACCTGGGCCTGCCACCACTGGCACACCCAGTACTCTAACAACATCCGACAGCTGTTGCACAACTTCCCTCCTGACCAG CTCACAAGCTCTGGAGCCCCTTTCTGGTCTGGGCCTAAACGCTGTCCACATCCACTTACCTTTGATGTCAGCAAT CCACTGCATCTGGACTACGTGATGGCTGCTGCGAATCTCTTTGCCCAGACCTATGGACTGGCAGGCTCTCAGGACCGTGCTGCTGTAGCCACCCTCCTCCAGACTGTGCAGGTTCCAGAGTTCACCCCCAAATCCGGCGTCAAGATCCATGTCTCAGACCAAGAACTACAAAGTGCCAATGCTTCTGTCG ATGACAGTCGTCTAGAGGAACTCAAGGCTACACTGCCCAGCCCAGAAAAGCTGCCTGGATTCAAGATGTACCCCATTGACTTTGAGAAG GATGATGATAGCAATTTCCATATGGATTTTATTGTGGCCGCATCTAACCTCCGGGCTGAGAACTATGACATTCCCCCTGCAGACAGGCACAAG AGCAAATTGATTGCTGGGAAGATCATTCCAGCCATTGCTACCACCACAGCAGCTGTGGTTGGCCTTGTATGTCTGGAGTTGTACAAAGTGGTACAGGGGCACCGACAGCTTGACTCGTACAAGAATGGTTTTCTCAACTTAGCGCTTCCATTTTTTGGGTTCTCTGAACCCCTTGCTGCACCTCGTCACCAG TACTATAACCAAGAATGGACATTGTGGGATCGCTTTGAGGTACAGGGGCTACAGCCTAATGGTGAAGAGATGACCCTCAAACAGTTCCTTGACTACTTTAAG acAGAGCATAAGTTGGAGATCACCATGCTGTCCCAGGGGGTATCTATGCTCTACTCTTTCTTCATGCCAGCTGCAAAGCTCAAGGAACGGTTGGATCAGTC GATGACAGAGATCGTGAGCCGTGTGTCGAAGCGAAAGCTGGGCCGCCATGTGCGGGCGCTGGTGCTTGAGCTGTGCTGCAATGACGAGAGTGGCGAGGATGTCGAGGTCCCCTATGTACGATACACCATTCGCTGA